A genomic region of Alicyclobacillus sp. SO9 contains the following coding sequences:
- a CDS encoding TetR/AcrR family transcriptional regulator: MGSVHIQSNVKDPKKVEMRRAQIVAAAVKLFIKKGFHPTTTREIAKASGLSTGLLYEYVQSKEDILFLVCRHIHEEVETRVEGSLTETGQGSQRLREAIWSLFTAIDSMPDEVLLIYQESKSLPKDFLSEVLGKESEITGIFETLIYEGIADSSLDVDENAVPILAHQIVVTGQMWAFRRWALRDVDFHTFAKVQVDSLMHACGNRVS, translated from the coding sequence ATGGGCTCGGTCCATATTCAGAGTAATGTTAAGGATCCTAAAAAAGTTGAGATGAGACGAGCACAGATTGTCGCTGCTGCGGTGAAACTGTTTATTAAGAAGGGGTTTCATCCCACCACAACGCGGGAGATTGCGAAGGCGAGCGGTCTTTCAACCGGATTGTTGTATGAGTACGTGCAGTCCAAAGAAGACATTCTCTTTCTCGTTTGCCGTCACATTCACGAGGAAGTAGAAACCCGTGTTGAAGGCAGTTTGACAGAGACTGGACAAGGGAGTCAGCGCCTTCGCGAAGCCATTTGGTCACTGTTTACAGCCATTGATTCAATGCCTGATGAAGTGTTGCTGATTTATCAGGAAAGCAAGTCCCTTCCAAAAGATTTTTTGTCTGAGGTGCTGGGTAAAGAGTCCGAAATCACTGGGATTTTTGAGACGCTGATTTATGAAGGGATTGCCGATAGCAGCTTAGACGTCGATGAAAATGCTGTACCGATTCTGGCACATCAAATTGTGGTAACCGGGCAGATGTGGGCGTTCCGTAGATGGGCTCTGCGCGACGTTGACTTTCATACATTCGCAAAAGTACAAGTGGATTCACTGATGCATGCCTGCGGGAACCGTGTCAGCTAG
- a CDS encoding acetyl-CoA C-acetyltransferase — protein MKEAVIVAAARTAIGKAPKGALRNSRPDDLGALVVQDLLRRAPEVKPEEIEDVVMGCAIPEAEQGMNVGRIIALRSGLPTTVPGVTVNRFCSSGLQTIAMAGQQIMTGFADTLIAGGVETMSMVPMGGYNISPNPYLVDSNSAAYMGMGHTAEEVARRFGISREDQDAFALRSHQRAAKAIAEGKFKGEIVPVTVKEAKMGKDGSMQMKEWVFDTDEGVRYDTSIEALAKLRPAFHVKGSVTAGNSSQTSDGAAAVLMMSADRAKELGLKPLAAFRSFAVAGVDPDIMGVGPVEAVPKALKIAGISLDDIDVIELNEAFASQSLHVIRTLGLDEEKTNVNGGAIALGHPLGCTGGRLTVSILNELERRNGRYGLVTMCIGGGMGAAGVFERLD, from the coding sequence ATGAAGGAAGCTGTAATCGTCGCCGCGGCCCGGACGGCCATAGGAAAGGCACCGAAAGGAGCACTTCGAAATTCACGTCCGGACGATTTGGGCGCACTTGTAGTACAGGATTTACTGCGGCGGGCGCCGGAAGTAAAACCTGAAGAGATAGAAGATGTGGTTATGGGTTGTGCCATACCGGAGGCTGAGCAAGGGATGAATGTCGGCAGAATCATTGCTTTACGATCCGGTTTGCCGACCACAGTGCCAGGTGTGACTGTCAATCGCTTTTGTTCCTCTGGTCTTCAGACGATTGCAATGGCTGGTCAGCAAATCATGACGGGCTTTGCTGATACCCTGATTGCTGGCGGTGTCGAGACCATGAGCATGGTTCCCATGGGCGGGTACAACATTTCGCCTAATCCGTATTTGGTGGATAGCAATTCTGCTGCCTACATGGGAATGGGACACACAGCAGAAGAAGTGGCTCGCAGATTCGGGATCAGCCGTGAAGACCAGGATGCATTTGCTCTTCGCAGCCACCAGCGTGCTGCGAAGGCCATCGCCGAAGGGAAATTTAAAGGTGAGATTGTTCCTGTAACCGTAAAGGAAGCAAAGATGGGCAAAGACGGCAGTATGCAGATGAAAGAATGGGTCTTTGACACAGACGAAGGTGTACGTTACGACACATCCATCGAGGCATTGGCGAAATTGCGCCCCGCTTTCCATGTTAAGGGCAGTGTCACCGCAGGCAATTCTTCACAGACCAGTGATGGTGCGGCCGCTGTTTTAATGATGTCTGCTGACAGGGCGAAGGAACTGGGATTAAAGCCTTTGGCAGCGTTTCGTTCCTTTGCTGTTGCAGGTGTCGATCCCGATATTATGGGCGTAGGCCCGGTCGAAGCCGTACCGAAGGCTCTGAAGATAGCCGGCATCAGTCTGGATGACATTGATGTCATCGAACTGAACGAAGCATTTGCGTCGCAGTCACTGCATGTGATTCGCACACTGGGCCTGGATGAAGAGAAGACCAATGTCAATGGCGGTGCCATCGCATTGGGTCACCCTCTGGGATGCACCGGAGGGCGTTTGACGGTTTCCATCTTAAACGAGTTGGAACGCCGGAACGGCAGATATGGACTTGTCACAATGTGTATTGGCGGCGGCATGGGAGCAGCTGGTGTGTTTGAGCGTTTAGACTAA
- a CDS encoding 3D domain-containing protein codes for MRRKILIWLTMAFFSVTAPIISLASVRSNSSQQMVPPASKNVQTYTVKKGDTLWNLAHQLHVALKDLISQNHIVNPRLLQIGKVLKFSVWNGSNSSSNSVPTERSQGKVSLSGSAGSSSSSTSRSTKSIALSDSRVIYCTLTAYTAGPLSTGKSPSSPAYGVTSTGQTAQQGVTVAVDPNVIPYGTKLYIPGVGYRVAEDTGGAIKGDHIDIFYNSRSTAVKFGVQHHKKVYILPNWFHIPLSGQN; via the coding sequence ATGCGTCGGAAAATACTGATATGGCTGACTATGGCGTTCTTCTCTGTGACAGCACCCATCATCAGTTTAGCGTCCGTCCGTTCCAATTCATCTCAACAAATGGTACCACCAGCATCTAAGAATGTACAAACATATACTGTGAAAAAAGGGGATACACTGTGGAACCTGGCCCACCAGTTACATGTTGCACTAAAGGATTTGATATCCCAAAACCATATTGTGAATCCTAGACTGCTGCAGATTGGAAAAGTACTAAAATTCAGTGTTTGGAATGGGTCAAATAGTAGTTCTAATTCGGTCCCGACCGAACGTTCACAGGGGAAAGTATCTTTAAGTGGGAGTGCAGGTTCGTCTTCAAGTTCGACTTCACGTTCGACGAAAAGCATTGCCCTCAGTGACAGCAGAGTCATCTACTGTACCTTGACTGCATACACGGCAGGTCCCCTGTCAACTGGAAAATCACCTAGCAGTCCTGCATACGGAGTCACGTCCACAGGGCAGACCGCTCAACAAGGAGTCACTGTTGCCGTAGACCCAAACGTCATTCCATATGGAACGAAGCTTTATATTCCCGGCGTGGGTTACCGTGTAGCAGAAGATACTGGCGGTGCTATCAAGGGAGACCATATTGATATCTTCTACAACAGTCGCTCTACAGCTGTAAAGTTCGGTGTACAGCACCATAAGAAAGTTTACATTTTGCCAAACTGGTTCCATATTCCTCTTTCAGGTCAAAACTAG
- a CDS encoding 3-hydroxyacyl-CoA dehydrogenase/enoyl-CoA hydratase family protein, with translation MIDNVRKAAVLGAGVMGAAIAAHLANAGIKVVLLDIVPPKLSEEDNAKGLTLQDKAVRNRFATKGLAAARKVKPAAFYDVDDAALIEVGNLEDDLGKLRDCDWVIEVVVENLEVKQQLLERVEQAVGPETIVSSNTSGISIEKMSQNCSLEFRQRFLGTHFFNPPRYMKLLEIIPGPDTRPEIVSLMQSIGERILGKGVVLAKDTPNFIANRIGTYGLLITLSAMEAYELGVDEVDAVTGPAMGRPKSATFRTLDLVGLDTFVHVAKNVQQSVTRDWEKQAFAVPDYIQKMLDNGWIGEKAGQGFFKRVKNENGKEIHALDLTTLDYRLRRKLKSSSLDAAKRAKGVQAKISTLVYGKDKASQFAWDILKKVLLYTATIQTEIADDIVAVDNAMKWGFNWDLGPYETWDAIGVEKSVQRMRDEGDTIPEFVEQLLSSGKTSFYESTDHHNIEFYVGNGEFRKQTENPEHLSLATLKAQGKVIKKNSGASLIDMGDGVACLEFHSPKQAIGADVIQMMDFSVDEVSRNWDALVIGNEAPNFCVGANLMLMLMEAQDENWQDINAIVQQFQNAAMKLKYSDKPVVAAPFSMALGGGMEVCFPADHIQAAAESYVGLVEVGVGLIPGGGGNKEMLLRANEHVQGGADVRLENYVAKAFEAVATAKVSTSAKDAKKIGYLRQSDGITLNRDFLLHDAKQRALGMAKSGYQRKVEKLVPVVGEAGAALLKTGVEAMKQSGYVSNHDVVIAHHLINVMTGGAVPRGTLVTEQYLLDLEREAFLSLIGEMKTQQRMQHMLTTGKPLRN, from the coding sequence GTTGACGATGCCGCGTTAATTGAGGTTGGAAACCTTGAAGACGATTTAGGAAAACTAAGAGATTGTGACTGGGTCATTGAAGTAGTTGTAGAGAACCTGGAAGTGAAGCAGCAATTGCTGGAGCGTGTGGAACAGGCTGTTGGCCCCGAGACCATTGTCAGTTCCAACACATCGGGGATTTCAATTGAAAAGATGAGCCAGAATTGCAGTCTGGAGTTTCGCCAGCGCTTTCTCGGAACGCATTTTTTCAATCCGCCTCGCTACATGAAATTGCTTGAAATCATTCCTGGTCCAGATACCCGCCCTGAAATCGTTTCCTTGATGCAATCTATCGGCGAACGCATTCTCGGCAAGGGTGTGGTCCTGGCAAAAGATACACCCAACTTTATTGCCAACAGAATTGGCACGTATGGGTTGCTCATCACACTTTCCGCAATGGAAGCATACGAACTCGGTGTTGACGAAGTAGACGCAGTGACTGGTCCTGCAATGGGACGTCCAAAAAGCGCTACATTCCGAACGCTGGATTTGGTCGGATTGGATACATTTGTTCATGTTGCGAAGAATGTTCAGCAGTCCGTTACCCGAGATTGGGAAAAGCAGGCGTTTGCTGTACCTGACTATATCCAAAAGATGCTGGACAATGGCTGGATTGGAGAAAAGGCAGGTCAAGGATTCTTCAAACGCGTGAAAAATGAAAATGGAAAGGAAATTCACGCACTGGATTTAACGACTTTGGACTACCGGCTGCGTCGAAAATTGAAATCTTCTTCGTTGGATGCGGCAAAACGAGCCAAAGGTGTGCAGGCAAAGATTTCAACACTGGTTTATGGAAAAGACAAAGCCAGTCAATTTGCGTGGGACATTTTAAAGAAGGTTCTTCTTTACACAGCCACAATCCAAACTGAAATTGCAGATGATATCGTTGCTGTCGACAATGCCATGAAATGGGGATTCAATTGGGACTTGGGCCCCTATGAAACCTGGGATGCCATCGGCGTCGAAAAATCAGTACAGAGGATGCGTGATGAAGGAGACACCATTCCTGAATTCGTAGAGCAACTTCTGTCATCAGGAAAAACCTCTTTCTACGAGAGTACGGATCATCACAACATCGAATTTTATGTTGGCAATGGAGAGTTTCGCAAGCAGACGGAGAATCCAGAACACCTGTCGTTGGCAACGTTAAAAGCGCAAGGAAAGGTGATTAAGAAGAATTCCGGTGCCAGCCTCATCGATATGGGAGACGGTGTAGCTTGTCTGGAATTTCACTCTCCAAAACAGGCGATTGGTGCCGATGTAATACAGATGATGGACTTTTCGGTGGATGAGGTATCGCGAAACTGGGATGCCCTGGTCATCGGCAACGAAGCTCCGAATTTTTGTGTCGGAGCAAACCTGATGTTGATGCTGATGGAGGCGCAGGACGAAAATTGGCAGGACATCAACGCCATTGTGCAGCAGTTCCAGAATGCAGCGATGAAACTGAAGTACTCTGACAAACCTGTCGTAGCTGCACCGTTCAGCATGGCTCTTGGTGGAGGCATGGAAGTGTGTTTCCCAGCCGATCACATTCAGGCAGCTGCAGAAAGCTACGTAGGCTTGGTTGAAGTTGGTGTGGGCCTGATTCCTGGCGGAGGCGGCAACAAGGAGATGCTGCTTCGTGCCAATGAACACGTGCAAGGTGGAGCCGATGTACGACTTGAAAATTATGTTGCGAAAGCCTTTGAAGCTGTTGCCACTGCAAAGGTATCTACCAGTGCCAAGGATGCTAAGAAAATCGGGTATTTGCGGCAATCAGACGGTATTACGCTGAACCGGGATTTTCTCCTCCACGATGCGAAACAAAGAGCACTGGGAATGGCGAAGTCGGGCTACCAGAGAAAAGTGGAAAAACTCGTTCCTGTTGTTGGTGAAGCGGGCGCTGCTCTTCTTAAAACGGGCGTAGAAGCCATGAAGCAAAGCGGTTACGTCTCTAACCACGACGTGGTAATCGCCCATCACCTTATTAATGTCATGACTGGCGGTGCTGTACCCCGCGGTACGCTGGTAACAGAACAGTACCTGCTGGATTTGGAACGGGAGGCATTTCTGAGCTTGATTGGGGAGATGAAAACCCAGCAGAGAATGCAGCACATGTTGACAACTGGGAAACCACTTCGTAACTGA
- a CDS encoding acyl-CoA dehydrogenase family protein — MGTSERHLTKGGAFLIEETLPENIFTPEDFTQEHRMIDDTTRSFVEGEIVPNQEQLEHQDWDLTVKLLKKAGDLGLLGADVPEDYDGLGADKVTSAIITENITRGGSFALSHGAHVGIGSLPIVFFGNEEQKKKYLPQLAMGEKIAAYALTEPESGSDALGAKTTATLSEDGKYYILNGTKQFITNSAFADLFVVYAKIDGEKFSAFIVERDFEGVSTGPEEKKMGIKASSTRPLILEDAKVPVENLLGEAGRGHVIAFNILNIGRYKLAVGCVGGIKSAIETSVKYAKDRKQFKTPIVNFPLIQKKIADMNIRGYVAESMCYRSTGDIDGQLAQLGSANDGKVVAKAIEEYALECSVNKVYASEALDFVVDEGVQIHGGYGFIQEYPIERMYRDSRINRIFEGTNEINRLLIPDMLLRKALKGELPLLQAAQGLQEELMGMLPMPDESETFGAERHILEMMKKVFLFVGGTAVQKYEQALKDEQEILADLADMIAEIYALESALLRAEKELDNGKDADNKVEMVQVYSREAMTRMDGFAKNVLAAMEEGDTLRTQLAVLRKLTRFQPVNARDLKRRIANRVIEAEQYQA, encoded by the coding sequence ATGGGTACAAGTGAGCGACATTTAACTAAAGGGGGAGCGTTCTTAATTGAAGAAACGCTTCCGGAGAACATCTTTACGCCAGAGGATTTTACACAAGAACACCGTATGATTGACGATACAACTCGTTCATTCGTTGAAGGTGAAATTGTTCCAAATCAAGAACAATTGGAACACCAGGACTGGGACTTGACAGTAAAGTTGCTGAAAAAAGCTGGAGACTTGGGTCTGCTTGGCGCTGATGTGCCTGAAGACTACGATGGGCTAGGCGCAGATAAGGTGACTTCAGCCATTATTACTGAGAACATTACACGCGGAGGGTCTTTTGCGCTGTCTCATGGGGCTCATGTAGGAATCGGATCACTGCCAATTGTATTTTTTGGTAATGAAGAACAGAAGAAAAAATACTTGCCCCAATTAGCCATGGGTGAAAAGATTGCAGCATATGCTCTGACTGAACCCGAATCCGGTTCTGATGCATTGGGCGCAAAGACCACAGCAACCCTCTCAGAGGATGGAAAGTACTACATCCTCAACGGAACAAAACAGTTTATCACGAATTCTGCCTTTGCAGATCTGTTTGTCGTATACGCCAAGATTGACGGGGAGAAGTTCTCCGCATTTATTGTTGAACGCGACTTTGAGGGCGTTTCTACAGGGCCTGAAGAAAAGAAGATGGGCATTAAAGCTTCTTCAACCCGTCCTCTGATTCTGGAAGATGCCAAGGTTCCAGTAGAAAACTTATTGGGTGAAGCAGGGCGCGGACACGTCATTGCGTTCAACATTTTGAACATCGGCCGGTATAAGCTTGCAGTCGGCTGCGTGGGCGGCATTAAGTCGGCCATCGAGACCTCTGTGAAATATGCAAAAGATAGAAAGCAGTTTAAGACTCCGATTGTAAACTTCCCACTGATTCAAAAGAAAATTGCTGACATGAATATTCGCGGATATGTCGCAGAGAGCATGTGTTACCGTTCCACTGGCGATATTGACGGACAGTTAGCTCAGCTAGGTTCGGCCAACGACGGCAAAGTCGTGGCAAAAGCCATTGAAGAATACGCACTAGAGTGTTCGGTCAATAAGGTTTACGCTTCTGAAGCTTTGGATTTTGTTGTGGATGAAGGCGTTCAGATTCACGGCGGATACGGCTTTATTCAGGAATATCCAATTGAGCGTATGTACCGCGACTCTCGTATTAATCGTATTTTTGAAGGGACCAACGAGATTAACCGACTGTTGATTCCAGATATGCTTCTGCGGAAAGCCCTAAAGGGAGAATTACCGCTTCTGCAGGCAGCACAAGGTCTACAGGAAGAGTTAATGGGTATGCTTCCCATGCCGGATGAAAGCGAAACGTTTGGAGCAGAACGGCACATTCTCGAAATGATGAAGAAAGTATTCCTTTTTGTCGGTGGAACCGCCGTCCAAAAATACGAGCAGGCACTGAAGGACGAACAGGAGATTTTGGCTGATTTGGCCGACATGATTGCTGAGATCTATGCACTCGAGAGCGCCTTGCTCCGGGCAGAGAAAGAACTGGACAACGGAAAAGATGCAGACAACAAGGTTGAGATGGTTCAGGTCTATTCTCGCGAAGCCATGACTCGCATGGACGGGTTTGCCAAGAATGTGCTGGCAGCAATGGAAGAAGGAGATACACTCCGTACGCAGCTTGCCGTTCTTCGCAAATTGACACGCTTCCAGCCAGTCAATGCACGGGACTTGAAACGCCGTATTGCCAATCGGGTGATTGAAGCAGAACAGTACCAGGCTTAA
- a CDS encoding deoxyribonuclease IV, whose translation MTEKSSQRVPDILLGANVSIAKTGLLAAVKETIEYDANTYMIYTRSNRGGKARPIEDFNRDEAWELMKEHGIYDPVVHLSYLVNLASPKEETWQYGVDVLSEEIRRVEYLGLNYIVMHPGSHVGEGEDYAIKRIADGLNRILSGDENLHLCLETMAGDGSKVGNSLEQISEIMNLVEHRDKLGVCIDTCHNYSYGYDVVNDFDGFLKRFDEVIGLDKLKVAHINDSKNPFESRKDRHANIGDGSLGLEAIKHIVHHEALRGKPQILETPGGKYRSEIDAILDRKPQE comes from the coding sequence ATGACGGAGAAGTCGTCCCAACGCGTGCCGGACATACTTCTCGGCGCCAACGTATCCATTGCAAAGACAGGATTGCTGGCGGCCGTGAAAGAGACCATAGAGTACGATGCAAACACATATATGATTTATACCCGCAGTAACCGCGGCGGCAAAGCCCGCCCCATTGAAGATTTTAACCGCGATGAAGCATGGGAGTTAATGAAGGAACACGGCATCTACGATCCCGTTGTTCACCTTTCCTACCTCGTCAACCTGGCAAGTCCGAAGGAAGAGACTTGGCAGTACGGCGTTGACGTCCTCTCGGAAGAAATCAGACGAGTCGAATACTTGGGATTGAACTATATTGTCATGCATCCGGGCAGCCATGTCGGAGAAGGTGAAGACTACGCCATCAAGCGAATTGCAGATGGCTTAAATCGCATCCTCAGCGGAGACGAAAACCTGCACCTGTGTCTTGAAACCATGGCCGGAGACGGTTCCAAAGTTGGCAACTCGTTGGAACAAATTTCTGAAATTATGAATCTTGTCGAGCACCGTGACAAACTTGGCGTCTGCATCGACACTTGCCACAACTACAGTTACGGATACGATGTGGTCAACGACTTCGATGGATTTCTGAAGCGATTTGATGAAGTGATTGGTTTGGACAAGCTCAAGGTTGCACACATCAATGATTCCAAAAACCCGTTTGAATCAAGAAAAGACCGACACGCCAATATTGGCGACGGCTCCCTTGGTTTGGAAGCCATCAAACACATTGTCCACCACGAAGCACTCCGTGGGAAACCCCAAATTCTCGAGACTCCCGGCGGCAAGTACCGCTCAGAGATTGACGCAATTCTGGACAGGAAGCCGCAAGAGTAA